A single genomic interval of Perca fluviatilis chromosome 19, GENO_Pfluv_1.0, whole genome shotgun sequence harbors:
- the si:dkey-22n8.3 gene encoding uncharacterized protein PB18E9.04c isoform X5: MAAAFVRRGIGLCCINRELCRVVWRRQTALFSSKPSDRQPPRRTHIKKAKPQPAVDVAKLLEQLFSQRRPGTAPPAGKARPAKASSVPTQPPSTSSVKVSTPNAPLLSKTEPAVSVFSAASTFKPVDADSLSYVTLPTTSGSSPSSTTPASLGSEAAAIECQTSAETIKTKVETATEPVELKTATTLPLLARTVETNAETSSFPAATREPIIETTIESRVEPRLSPAETPEVRAAVVECPVEPTVDAPTEEVQTKRADSGVVNVSHTAKEEPLIETTIESPVEASRFPVETLETRADVVERPVEPTVDVKVDAAAQKVERKSPDLRAVDILHTATVEPALETTVEPSVETSASPLETLENRAALVECAVERTVDAPAHAVQTNSTDSGVVDVSQTTKEEPQIETTIESPVEARHFPVQTLESRAALAECAVERTVDATVDAPAQAVQTNSTDPVNLLHTAEGERLIETTIKPSVEAGSSPLEALESRSAVAEGSVESTTEAEADTAPQAVQTNSTDSGPAEEEHLIETIEPGAEASSSSVSEGTIEPTIGTEATDNLSCTTLIKNAQESAPLPLKNESTVESRSVFVAVEEGVSQSKDITLESVTLHVDEALVGSLITDELLRTKSMLDEKAEKQFQELSVQTGVGAEDKAAAETENSSKDESEILTDVLLNRDSLSEDLQELEGEGGTLVKERLCHVPAVLSETPGTLKTASDPPVGAHGESLQTEEKALEAEAMTLESRTLAKVKAEVGGLETDVLRETRNALENEAVALAKEEKMKVTATIEDVAVFEDAKADILTLDSISEATDAIQTATTVMLESTFGSEQGPRQSPDALLVHQQVGQLDEATGQEAEKESGEQRANFLEAMSLKSLTLVEDEASVGTLENASLSETTNYLETEREIVAGEKRMEVDNMVASEETSEALKMESLSQSEAGVLSEDLQTDALMDELLFSVPGHVTGVTEHVRADILDDLDPVQRLFLETIREYKNMRRLNGGLLEAEPDYEKSLSEETAKLQRLYGGGDLSSFPQFTFTEPNMDQDSK; the protein is encoded by the exons ATGGCCGCTGCATTTGTCAGAAGAGGAATAGGATTATGC tgtattaacagggagttGTGCAGAGTGGTATGGAGGCGGCAAACTGCACTGTTCAGCTCCAAACCGTCAGATAGACAACCCCCCCGCAGGACACACATCA AGAAAGCCAAGCCTCAGCCAGCGGTGGATGTCGCTAAACTCCTGGAGCAGCTCTTCTCCCAGCGCAGGCCGGGCACGGCGCCTCCTGCTGGTAAAG CTCGACCTGCCAAAGCTTCCTCAGTTCCTACCCAACCTCCTTCCACCTCCTCAGTGAAGGTCTCCACCCCAAATGCTCCTCTTTTGTCAAAGACTGAACCAGCAGTGTCTGTCTTTTCTGCTGCTTCTACTTTTAAACCCGTTGATGCTGATAGTCTTTCGTATGTGACTCTTCCTACAACCTCAGGTTCCTCTCCAAGCAGCACAACACCGGCATCGTTAGGATCAGAAGCAGCGGCGATAGAATGCCAAACCTCGGCTGAAACAATAAAAACCAAAGTAGAAACCGCCACGGAGCCAGTTGAACTCAAAACTGCCACAACACTGCCCTTATTAGCCCGCACGGTGGAGACAAACGCAGAGACATCATCTTTTCCAGCTGCTACACGAGAACCCATAATAGAAACTACAATAGAATCACGAGTAGAGCCGCGCCTATCTCCTGCGGAAACACCAGAAGTTAGAGCTGCTGTTGTTGAATGTCCCGTAGAGCCTACCGTAGATGCTCCAACTGAGGAAGTACAAACCAAACGCGCAGACTCAGGAGTGGTGAATGTCTCACACACTGCCAAAGAAGAACCCCTAATAGAAACTACAATAGAATCCCCAGTAGAAGCCAGCCGTTTTCCTGTGGAAACACTAGAAACTAGAGCCGATGTTGTTGAGCGTCCAGTAGAGCCTACGGTAGACGTCAAAGTAGATGCAGCAGCTCAGAAAGTAGAAAGAAAAAGCCCAGATTTAAGAGCGGTTGACATTTTGCACACTGCAACAGTAGAACCCGCATTAGAAACTACAGTTGAACCATCAGTAGAGACCAGCGCCTCTCCTCTGGAAACACTAGAGAATAGAGCTGCTCTTGTCGAATGTGCAGTAGAGCGTACAGTAGACGCTCCAGCTCATGCAGTACAAACCAACAGCACAGACTCAGGAGTGGTTGATGTCTCACAAACTACCAAAGAAGAACCCCAAATAGAAACTACAATAGAATCCCCAGTAGAAGCCAGACATTTTCCTGTGCAAACACTAGAGAGTAGAGCTGCTCTTGCCGAATGTGCAGTAGAGCGTACAGTCGATGCAACAGTAGATGCTCCAGCTCAAGCGGTACAAACCAACAGCACAGATCCTGTTAATCTCTTGCACACTGCTGAAGGAGAACGCTTAATAGAAACTACAATAAAGCCATCAGTAGAGGCCGGCTCCTCTCCTCTGGAAGCACTAGAGAGCAGATCTGCTGTGGCTGAAGGTTCAGTAGAAAGTACAACAGAGGCGGAAGCAGATACAGCACCTCAAGCAGTACAAACCAACAGCACAGACTCAGGTCCTGCTGAAGAAGAACATTTAATAGAAACCATAGAACCAGGAGCAGAGGCCAGCAGTTCTTCTGTTTCTGAAGGTACAATAGAGCCTACGATAGGAACTGAAGCCACTGATAACCTCTCATGCACTACCTTAATCAAAAATGCACAAGAATCTGCGCCCTTGCCTTTGAAAAACGAATCTACAGTAGAATCACGCTCAGTATTTGtcgctgtggaggagggagtGAGCCAGTCCAAAGACATTACGTTAGAGTCAGTAACGCTCCATGTAGACGAGGCTCTGGTAGGGTCTTTAATAACTGATGAGCTCCTCCGAACAAAATCGATGCTCGATGAAAAGGCAGAAAAACAGTTTCAAGAGTTGTCAGTCCAGACGGGGGTTGGAGCCGAGGACAAAGCCGCAGCTGAAACGGAGAATTCAAGCAAAGACGAGAGTGAGATTTTAACTGACGTTCTTTTAAATCGGGACTCTCTGTCTGAGGATCTTCAAGAGTTAGAAGGAGAAGGTGGCACTTTGGTGAAAGAGCGTCTCTGTCATGTTCCTGCGGTGCTTTCCGAAACTCCTGGCACGTTAAAAACCGCTTCGGATCCACCTGTAGGAGCACATGGAGAGTCTTTGCAGACGGAGGAGAAGGCACTCGAAGCAGAGGCCATGACGCTGGAATCTAGAACTTTAGCGAAAGTGAAGGCTGAAGTTGGAGGCCTTGAAACCGATGTACTGCGAGAAACGAGGAATGCACTCGAGAACGAAGCTGTTGCACTAGCAAAAGAGGAGAAGATGAAAGTTACTGCCACAATAGAAGACGTTGCAGTCTTCGAGGATGCAAAGGCTGACATTTTAACACTTGATTCTATCTCTGAAGCCACCGATGCAATACAAACGGCAACAACTGTTATGCTGGAGTCCACGTTCGGTTCTGAGCAAGGACCGAGGCAGTCTCCTGACGCTTTACTTGTTCACCAACAAGTGGGGCAACTGGATGAAGCGACTGGTCAGGAAGCAGAAAAGGAGTCCGGAGAGCAGCGAGCGAACTTCTTGGAGGCCATGAGTCTGAAGTCTTTGACTTTGGTTGAAGATGAGGCCTCCGTGGGAACTCTGGAAAATGCGTCTCTGAGCGAAACCACCAATTATCTGGAGACAGAAAGGGAGATTGTTGCTGGAGAGAAGAGGATGGAGGTAGATAATATGGTGGCATCGGAAGAGACGTCTGAGGCTTTGAAGATGGAGTCTCTATCTCAGTCTGAAGCTGGCGTTCTGTCTGAAGACCTGCAGACCGATGCACTGATGGATGAGCTACTCTTTTCCGTTCCTGGACACGTGACAGGGGTAACGGAGCATGTAAGAGCTGATATTTTGGATG